A genomic segment from Vanacampus margaritifer isolate UIUO_Vmar chromosome 3, RoL_Vmar_1.0, whole genome shotgun sequence encodes:
- the LOC144048958 gene encoding 3-oxoacyl-[acyl-carrier-protein] reductase FabG-like, which translates to MASGDAYKVSSLKGKVTLITGASSGIGAGTAVLFAKLGAVLALNGRDVESLKKVATQCTECSAGTETLLVPGDLTDEDTVKRTLEDVIARFGRLDVLVNSAGILAMGGIETSDLATYDRVMNINVRSVYQLTQLCVPHLIKTKGSIVNVSSVNGQRSFPGVLAYCMSKSAIDQFTRCVALELASKQVRVNSVCPGVIVTEVHKRAGLDEEQYAKFLEKCKQTHALGRPGEVDEVAHSIAFLASDAATFITGVNLPVDGGRHAMCPR; encoded by the exons ATGGCCTCAGGCGACGCATATAAA GTGTCTtccctgaagggaaaagtgACCCTGATCACGGGTGCCAGCTCAGGTATCGGTGCAGGTACGGCTGTCCTGTTTGCTAAACTGGGAGCTGTGCTGGCTCTCAATGGCAGAGATGTGGAAAGTCTGAAGAAAGTGGCCACGCAGTGCACAGAATGTAGTGCGGGAACAGAG ACCTTGCTTGTGCCCGGTGACCTGACAGATGAGGACACAGTAAAGAGGACGCTAGAGGACGTCATCGCGCGCTTTGGCCGACTGGACGTCTTGGTGAACAGCGCCGGCATCCTGGCTATGGGCGGCATCGAGACGTCAGACCTGGCAACTTACGACAGGGTCATGAACATCAATGTCAG ATCTGTGTACCAGCTGACCCAACTCTGTGTACCTCACCTGATCAAGACCAAAGGCTCCATCGTCAACGTATCCAGCGTCAATGGACAGAGATCG TTCCCTGGCGTGCTGGCCTATTGTATGTCCAAGTCGGCCATTGACCAATTCACTCGCTGTGTCGCTCTGG AACTGGCGTCCAAGCAAGTTCGAGTCAACTCCGTGTG TCCTGGTGTGATCGTCACAGAAGTGCACAAGAGGGCAGGACTGGATGAGGAGCAGTATGCCAAG TTCCTCGAAAAGTGCAAGCAGACTCACGCACTCGGCCGACCGGGCGAAGTGGACGAGGTGGCCCACAGCATCGCCTTCCTGGCATCGGACGCCGCCACTTTCATCACCGGCGTCAACCTCCCCGTCGACGGGGGACGCCACGCTATGTGTCCACGATAA